A genomic stretch from Coffea arabica cultivar ET-39 chromosome 10c, Coffea Arabica ET-39 HiFi, whole genome shotgun sequence includes:
- the LOC113714659 gene encoding universal stress protein PHOS34-like: MSGKLGCVIVAVDGSEESMSGLKWALDNVKLKSEDGSFVVLHVQSPPSIATGLNPGPIPFGGPSDFQVPAFTAAIEAHQKRITHAIFQHALQICSEKNVKVETKVVIGDPKEKICEVVEELHADLLVMGSRAFGPIKRMFLGSVSNYCSNRAQCPVMIVKGSS; encoded by the exons ATGAGCGGGAAGCTGGGTTGCGTAATCGTGGCCGTTGATGGCAGCGAAGAGAGCATGAGCGGTTTAAAATGGGCGCTGGATAACGTCAAGCTTAAATCCGAAGATGGATCCTTCGTCGTCCTGCACGTTCAATCGCCGCCCTCCATCGCCACTGGTCTTAATCCCGGTCCCATCCCCTTCGGCGGTCCTA GTGATTTCCAGGTGCCGGCTTTTACCGCCGCCATTGAAGCTCACCAAAAGCGGATTACTCACGCCATTTTTCAGCATGCTCTTCAGATTTGCTCTGAAAAAAAT GTGAAAGTTGAAACCAAGGTAGTTATTGGGGATCCAAAGGAGAAAATTTGTGAAGTTGTTGAGGAGTTGCATGCTGATTTGCTCGTGATGGGGTCACGCGCTTTTGGTCCCATTAAGAG GATGTTTTTGGGAAGTGTCAGCAATTACTGCAGTAACCGTGCTCAATGCCCAGTCATGATTGTTAAGGGCTCTTCTTAA